A single Crateriforma conspicua DNA region contains:
- a CDS encoding arylsulfatase: MATTTAHAADDTPNILVIFGDDIGQTNVSAYTRGMVGYQTPNIDRIAKEGMLFTDYYAEQSCTAGRSTFITGQCTYRTGLAKVGLPGSPLGLQAEDATLAELLKPHGYATGQFGKNHLGDRDEFLPTAHGFDEFLGNLYHLNAEEEPENRNYPTDPEFRKKFGPRGVIKSSADGKIEDTGPLTKKRMETVDEETSAAAIDFIERQVKADKPFFCWWNATRMHFRTHVKEENRDEPGLTSRTEYADGMIEHDQQVGQLLDKLDELGISDNTIVLYTTDNGPHKNTWPDAGLSPFRNEKNSNWEGAFRVPCVLRWPGKIEAGSVSNEIVSGMDWLPTFMAAVGEDDIKEKLLKGHQAAGKTFKVHLDGYNILPYLTGQEERSPRKDFFYFNDDGQLVAMRFENWKLVFLEQRAPGLLKVWAEPFTQLRLPKMYDLRADPYEQADITSNTYYDWLIDHAFLLVPAQAYAGKFIETFAEFPPRQKPASFNLEEVMQKLQESSNH; the protein is encoded by the coding sequence ATGGCCACCACGACCGCCCACGCCGCCGATGATACACCAAACATTTTGGTCATCTTCGGCGACGACATCGGTCAAACCAACGTTTCGGCCTACACCCGCGGTATGGTCGGTTACCAAACGCCCAACATCGACCGCATCGCCAAAGAAGGCATGCTGTTCACCGACTACTACGCCGAGCAAAGCTGCACGGCAGGTCGATCCACCTTCATCACCGGCCAGTGCACCTACCGAACGGGCTTGGCCAAAGTCGGTCTGCCCGGATCGCCGCTGGGTCTTCAGGCCGAAGACGCAACGCTGGCCGAATTGCTGAAGCCACACGGATACGCCACCGGCCAATTCGGAAAGAATCACCTGGGTGACCGCGACGAATTCCTTCCCACCGCCCACGGCTTCGATGAATTCCTTGGCAACCTGTATCACCTGAACGCCGAAGAGGAACCCGAGAACCGCAACTATCCGACCGATCCCGAGTTTCGCAAGAAGTTTGGTCCGCGTGGCGTGATCAAATCCAGCGCCGACGGCAAGATCGAAGACACCGGCCCGCTGACCAAAAAGCGAATGGAGACCGTCGACGAGGAAACCTCCGCCGCCGCCATCGACTTCATCGAACGACAAGTCAAAGCAGACAAGCCATTCTTTTGTTGGTGGAACGCGACCCGGATGCACTTCCGCACCCACGTCAAAGAAGAAAATCGTGACGAGCCCGGTCTGACATCACGAACCGAATACGCCGACGGCATGATCGAACACGATCAACAGGTCGGCCAACTGTTGGACAAGCTGGACGAACTGGGCATCAGCGACAACACGATCGTCTTGTACACGACCGACAACGGACCGCACAAAAACACCTGGCCCGATGCCGGCCTTAGCCCCTTCCGCAATGAGAAGAACAGCAACTGGGAAGGCGCTTTCCGTGTTCCCTGTGTGCTGCGATGGCCCGGCAAGATCGAAGCCGGCAGTGTGTCCAATGAAATCGTCAGCGGAATGGATTGGTTGCCCACCTTCATGGCCGCCGTCGGCGAAGATGACATTAAAGAAAAACTGCTGAAGGGTCACCAAGCCGCCGGCAAAACGTTCAAAGTCCACTTGGACGGTTACAACATCTTGCCCTACCTGACCGGCCAGGAAGAACGATCGCCACGGAAAGACTTCTTCTACTTCAACGACGACGGCCAACTGGTCGCCATGCGTTTTGAAAATTGGAAACTGGTCTTTCTGGAGCAACGCGCACCGGGATTGCTGAAGGTCTGGGCCGAACCGTTCACCCAACTGCGGTTGCCCAAGATGTACGACTTGCGGGCCGACCCGTACGAACAAGCCGACATCACGTCCAACACGTATTACGACTGGTTGATCGACCACGCTTTCTTGCTGGTCCCGGCGCAAGCCTACGCGGGCAAGTTCATCGAGACGTTTGCGGAATTCCCGCCACGCCAAAAACCCGCCAGCTTCAATCTGGAAGAGGTGATGCAAAAGCTGCAAGAAAGCAGCAATCACTGA
- a CDS encoding sulfatase family protein has product MSIPTFPRPNRVTHLRLNSQRFQHLWHIAALFWLIVASAGLMTTGRIAASESPNVVVIFADDLGYGDVSCYGATKIKTPNMDRLAAEGIRLTDAHSAASLCSPSRYGLLTGRSPWRLHKKGNGYRLSSDQMNIAAFLKDSGYTSAAIGKWHLGYSKDWNRLPITGPLEVGFDYHFGVPSNHNDSTRAFIENHDLVGRKPGQPYRIVKGQDFPDGLESPRVDDQVDTTLTRKAIDFIRRNAQRPFFLYFTPCAPHTHVTPAAKYRGTSKAGLFGDHVQELDAHVGEILDTLDDLGIAQNTLVIFTSDNGSTPKDFKGTQNVHLNLADDSGDVRRKFKTAKADAKKMGHVTNGPWRDGKGYSYEGGHRIPFIARWPGMITPGTTSDETINLTDVFATIADVVDRDLPADAAEDSISALPLLLGKRPEIPGREAVFILGNGKDSAVAVCTGTWKLIYRYGSDEDRGHELYDLSKDPSESHDVTRQYAEIVERLADAYRSAEAAGHTRP; this is encoded by the coding sequence ATGAGCATCCCCACTTTCCCGCGTCCCAATCGTGTTACCCACTTACGATTGAACTCCCAGCGTTTTCAACACCTGTGGCACATCGCCGCCCTGTTTTGGCTGATCGTCGCGTCGGCGGGCCTGATGACGACCGGCCGCATCGCCGCGTCTGAATCACCCAATGTCGTGGTCATCTTTGCGGACGACTTGGGATATGGGGACGTCAGCTGCTACGGCGCGACCAAAATCAAAACACCGAACATGGATCGATTGGCGGCCGAAGGCATCCGTCTGACCGACGCACATTCCGCTGCTTCACTTTGTTCTCCATCACGCTACGGATTGCTGACCGGTCGATCCCCATGGCGATTGCACAAAAAAGGCAACGGCTATCGGCTGAGTTCCGACCAGATGAACATCGCTGCGTTCTTGAAGGATTCTGGCTACACATCCGCGGCGATCGGCAAATGGCACTTGGGATACAGCAAAGACTGGAACCGCTTGCCCATCACTGGACCACTGGAAGTTGGTTTTGATTACCACTTTGGCGTGCCGTCGAACCACAACGATTCCACGCGGGCGTTCATCGAGAACCACGACTTGGTCGGTCGCAAACCGGGGCAGCCATACCGGATCGTCAAAGGCCAAGACTTTCCCGATGGCTTGGAATCACCCCGTGTCGATGACCAAGTCGACACCACACTGACCCGCAAAGCCATCGACTTCATCCGCCGCAATGCACAACGGCCATTCTTTCTGTACTTCACCCCCTGTGCACCACACACGCACGTGACGCCAGCCGCAAAGTATCGCGGTACCAGCAAAGCCGGATTGTTCGGTGATCACGTCCAGGAATTGGACGCTCATGTCGGCGAGATCTTGGACACGTTGGATGACCTGGGGATTGCCCAAAACACATTGGTGATCTTCACCAGCGATAACGGTTCCACCCCAAAGGATTTCAAGGGCACCCAGAACGTTCACTTGAACTTGGCCGATGACTCGGGCGATGTGCGCCGGAAATTCAAAACCGCTAAGGCCGATGCCAAGAAGATGGGTCACGTGACCAACGGCCCTTGGCGTGACGGCAAAGGCTACTCCTACGAAGGTGGCCACCGGATTCCCTTCATCGCTCGATGGCCGGGAATGATCACGCCGGGAACCACGTCCGACGAAACCATCAACTTGACCGATGTCTTTGCCACGATCGCCGATGTGGTCGATCGAGACCTTCCCGCCGACGCCGCCGAAGATTCCATCAGTGCGTTGCCGCTATTGCTGGGAAAACGACCTGAGATCCCGGGTCGCGAAGCGGTGTTCATTCTGGGCAACGGCAAGGACAGCGCCGTGGCCGTTTGCACGGGCACTTGGAAGCTGATCTATCGCTACGGCAGCGACGAAGACCGTGGTCACGAACTGTATGACTTGTCCAAAGACCCCAGCGAAAGTCACGACGTCACCCGGCAGTATGCGGAAATCGTCGAACGCTTGGCCGACGCCTATCGATCCGCCGAAGCCGCCGGCCATACTCGGCCCTAG
- a CDS encoding FAD-dependent oxidoreductase gives MSVLRACAVVLLACLMLDSPPIVAADNDQLVLIETESFDEAGGWVVDQQFMDQMGSPFMLAHGLGEPVADAVTEVTLPAAGSYRVWARTRDWVAPWNAPGAPGRFEIRFDQKPVDTVFGTEGAAWHWQGGGRVQLNDTVEVRLHDLAGFDGRCDAILLSADLDFVPPDDGDALRQLRSRLLGWDQEPVDAGTYDLVVVGGGFAGSCAAIAAARLGLSVALIQDRPVLGGNGSSEVRVWPEGESRVEPYPEVGRVVDELSPSASIKLHPDPKGPLAFDDRHKTQLAMAESNLDLFLQHRVNAAEHDNNHIVSVTAQHTRSGQRKRFTARWFLDSTGDGVLGALVGADDEYAAQGHMGTTNLWSIGETTANEHQIRCLCDDDDPLSINFVASKAAQPFPRCPWAVDMSQIAFPGRDGKTAFGAPGINQLGNWFWESGFNKDIIKDGEWIRDLNLRAMFGAWDTLKNIDGKYPNHRLKWAAFIGGKRESRRLMGDVVLTANDFRDKTVFDDAAFPCSWHIDIHSPHPEYFESDSGDAYFSTFTRGKEFRYQGPYWAPYRCLYSRNIDNLFMAGRDISVSQTGLGPVRVMRTGGVMGEIVAMATSICKAHDCTPRDVYQSHLHELKQRMTQGIPAHD, from the coding sequence ATGTCTGTCCTGCGTGCCTGCGCCGTCGTGTTGCTCGCTTGCCTGATGCTCGATTCCCCTCCTATCGTCGCTGCCGACAACGATCAATTGGTTTTGATCGAAACCGAATCTTTCGACGAAGCGGGCGGTTGGGTGGTCGACCAACAGTTCATGGACCAGATGGGATCGCCCTTTATGTTGGCCCACGGACTGGGCGAACCCGTCGCCGATGCGGTGACCGAGGTGACGTTGCCCGCGGCGGGATCGTACCGCGTCTGGGCAAGGACACGTGATTGGGTGGCTCCCTGGAACGCCCCCGGTGCGCCCGGGCGTTTTGAAATTCGGTTCGACCAAAAACCCGTCGACACGGTGTTTGGAACCGAAGGCGCCGCATGGCACTGGCAAGGCGGTGGCCGAGTCCAGCTGAACGATACCGTCGAAGTCCGGCTTCACGATTTGGCGGGGTTCGACGGCCGATGCGACGCGATCCTGTTGTCCGCCGATCTCGATTTTGTGCCACCCGACGACGGCGATGCTTTGCGTCAGTTGCGAAGCCGACTGTTGGGCTGGGATCAAGAACCCGTCGATGCGGGAACCTATGACTTGGTGGTCGTCGGCGGCGGCTTTGCCGGGTCGTGTGCCGCGATCGCCGCGGCGCGTCTGGGCTTGTCGGTTGCTTTGATTCAAGACCGACCGGTGCTGGGTGGCAACGGCAGCAGCGAAGTCCGAGTTTGGCCCGAGGGCGAATCCCGTGTCGAACCCTATCCCGAAGTCGGCCGGGTCGTCGACGAACTGTCGCCCAGCGCCAGCATCAAACTGCATCCCGATCCGAAAGGTCCGTTGGCGTTCGACGACCGCCACAAAACCCAATTGGCGATGGCGGAATCGAACTTGGACTTGTTCCTGCAGCACCGCGTCAATGCCGCCGAACATGACAACAACCACATCGTCAGCGTCACGGCCCAGCACACACGTTCGGGGCAACGAAAACGTTTCACCGCCCGGTGGTTCCTGGATTCCACCGGCGACGGCGTCTTGGGTGCGCTGGTCGGCGCGGACGATGAATACGCCGCCCAAGGTCACATGGGGACGACGAACTTGTGGAGCATTGGTGAAACGACGGCCAATGAACACCAGATTCGCTGCCTGTGCGACGACGACGATCCGCTATCGATCAACTTCGTCGCTTCCAAGGCGGCCCAGCCGTTCCCGCGTTGCCCGTGGGCCGTCGACATGTCGCAGATCGCGTTCCCAGGACGCGACGGCAAAACCGCTTTCGGTGCGCCGGGCATCAACCAACTTGGCAACTGGTTTTGGGAATCGGGATTCAACAAAGACATCATCAAAGACGGCGAATGGATTCGCGACCTGAACCTGCGTGCGATGTTCGGTGCTTGGGACACGCTGAAGAACATCGATGGCAAGTATCCCAACCACCGACTGAAGTGGGCCGCCTTTATCGGAGGCAAGCGGGAATCCCGCCGCTTGATGGGCGACGTGGTTTTAACGGCCAATGACTTTCGCGACAAAACGGTTTTCGACGACGCTGCATTTCCCTGCAGTTGGCACATCGACATCCACTCGCCTCACCCGGAATACTTCGAATCCGACAGCGGTGATGCTTATTTCTCCACGTTCACCCGCGGCAAGGAATTTCGTTACCAAGGCCCGTATTGGGCACCGTATCGATGCTTGTACAGTCGCAACATCGACAACCTGTTCATGGCGGGACGCGACATCAGCGTTTCGCAAACCGGTTTGGGCCCGGTACGGGTGATGCGGACCGGCGGTGTGATGGGCGAAATCGTTGCGATGGCCACATCGATCTGCAAAGCTCACGACTGCACCCCACGCGATGTCTACCAAAGCCATCTGCACGAGCTGAAACAACGCATGACCCAGGGTATCCCCGCCCACGACTGA
- a CDS encoding polysaccharide lyase, whose amino-acid sequence MPPSPSRIVQPAILIAILAVTSANAQSASPAPPPNPTELRVIYSSGFEDADWLSDWNDVGHRQNMQCVDPSDRSDVPAPSGNGRSTGKVLQVTVAKDGHYGCAPQLMFQRHLGSLPDEVYASYDVCFAHNFSGYGGKAPGWSGIESVGWGGKPSDGINGWSARGGIHTNDDGTLGLSYYTYHARMRGKYGDSFRWTGPAAAIKTGRWYHIDQYCKINTPGRPDGVLRAWVDGELVLDQTNVQMRNTDQLGLKSYWLNYYYGGKGVSSHDRHVYLDNLSLMTPKQ is encoded by the coding sequence ATGCCACCCTCACCATCTCGCATCGTCCAACCCGCGATCCTGATCGCAATTCTTGCCGTCACATCCGCCAATGCACAATCAGCCTCGCCGGCCCCGCCGCCCAACCCCACGGAACTTCGCGTCATCTATTCCAGCGGCTTTGAAGACGCCGACTGGCTGAGCGATTGGAACGACGTCGGTCATCGCCAGAACATGCAATGCGTTGATCCGTCGGATCGTTCTGACGTCCCGGCACCGAGTGGCAACGGTCGATCGACAGGCAAAGTCTTACAAGTCACGGTGGCAAAAGACGGCCACTATGGTTGCGCCCCTCAGCTGATGTTTCAGCGGCACCTCGGTTCGCTTCCCGACGAGGTCTACGCCAGCTATGACGTTTGTTTTGCCCACAACTTTTCCGGCTACGGCGGCAAAGCACCGGGGTGGAGCGGCATCGAAAGCGTTGGCTGGGGCGGCAAGCCGTCGGACGGCATCAACGGCTGGTCCGCACGCGGCGGCATTCACACCAATGATGATGGAACGTTGGGGCTGTCGTACTACACGTACCACGCTCGCATGCGTGGCAAGTACGGCGATTCATTTCGCTGGACGGGTCCCGCCGCCGCGATCAAGACCGGACGTTGGTACCACATCGACCAGTACTGCAAGATCAACACGCCGGGCCGGCCCGACGGCGTCTTGCGAGCGTGGGTCGACGGCGAACTCGTCTTGGACCAGACCAATGTTCAAATGCGAAACACCGATCAGTTAGGTCTGAAGTCGTATTGGCTGAATTACTACTACGGCGGTAAAGGCGTCTCATCCCACGACCGTCACGTCTACCTGGACAATCTTTCGTTGATGACGCCGAAACAATAG
- a CDS encoding sialate O-acetylesterase, translated as MKMHAILSAPTAMVTCLCMAGLFFHDAVRADQIKPLKVFVLVGQSNMQGHASVETLEHVRMDTATAPLLAKVQDGQGQPRLIDDVWISSLSNSGEKHGRLTTGFGANDQKIGPELMFGITIHELLDEPVLLIKTSWGGKSLHTDFRPPSAGPYVFQPHQIQRFEQQGKDLESIRTEKREATGRYYRLMIEHVRSVLSDIRRVYPDFDSSAGYELAGLVWFQGWNDMVDSGTYPDRDQPGGYAKYSELLGHFIRDVRHDLDAPGLPIVIGVMGVNGPTALYTTQQNRIRNVHQNFRHAMAAPAELPEFQGNVRAVLTENYWDQELAELRTRDNQIGQKIRTLKKQQKMTREEESAMRDQLRKDAFTDAEWENLSKGVSNAEYHYLGSAKIMLQIGEGFAEAMAEMQD; from the coding sequence ATGAAAATGCACGCGATTCTTTCCGCTCCGACCGCCATGGTGACCTGTTTGTGCATGGCTGGATTGTTTTTCCATGATGCGGTCCGTGCCGACCAAATAAAGCCATTGAAGGTCTTTGTTTTGGTCGGGCAATCCAACATGCAGGGGCATGCAAGTGTTGAAACGCTGGAGCACGTCCGGATGGATACGGCGACCGCACCGCTGCTTGCGAAGGTACAAGACGGGCAGGGGCAACCGCGACTGATCGATGATGTGTGGATCAGTTCGTTGTCCAATTCCGGTGAAAAGCATGGACGGCTGACGACTGGTTTCGGGGCGAATGATCAAAAGATCGGTCCGGAGTTGATGTTTGGAATCACGATCCATGAGTTGCTTGATGAACCCGTTTTGCTGATCAAAACGTCCTGGGGCGGCAAAAGCTTGCACACCGACTTTCGGCCGCCCAGTGCAGGCCCCTACGTCTTTCAACCCCACCAGATTCAACGTTTCGAACAACAGGGCAAAGATCTGGAAAGCATCCGTACTGAGAAACGAGAGGCCACCGGCCGGTACTATCGGTTGATGATTGAACACGTGCGAAGCGTTCTTTCAGACATTCGACGTGTCTATCCCGATTTTGACTCCAGTGCGGGATATGAATTGGCCGGGCTGGTTTGGTTTCAAGGGTGGAATGACATGGTCGATTCGGGGACTTACCCCGATCGTGATCAGCCGGGTGGCTATGCGAAATACAGCGAACTGTTGGGCCACTTCATTCGCGACGTCCGGCACGATCTTGACGCTCCGGGGCTACCGATCGTGATCGGTGTGATGGGCGTCAACGGCCCGACGGCTCTGTACACGACACAACAAAACCGCATCCGAAATGTGCATCAGAATTTTCGTCACGCGATGGCTGCGCCTGCCGAGTTGCCCGAGTTTCAGGGCAACGTTCGCGCGGTGTTGACGGAGAACTACTGGGATCAGGAATTGGCCGAGCTTCGCACCCGAGACAACCAGATCGGCCAGAAGATTCGCACGCTGAAGAAACAACAGAAGATGACTCGCGAAGAAGAGTCGGCGATGCGCGATCAATTGCGAAAGGACGCATTCACCGATGCGGAGTGGGAGAACCTTTCCAAAGGTGTGTCCAACGCGGAATACCACTATCTAGGGTCTGCCAAAATCATGTTGCAGATCGGCGAGGGGTTTGCCGAAGCGATGGCAGAGATGCAAGACTGA